A region of Subtercola boreus DNA encodes the following proteins:
- a CDS encoding acyl-CoA dehydrogenase: MAGEHVWVSLSPRRPDDRPPGPALAASWVSEVSGAPVPGHAGRGPDLVDAALDFALRLGRENPAPVPGGGHTRELWETLATLAAADLGAARAIEPHLDALAILDQAGIAGVNAGDSTWGVFAAEGGADPLVASDDGSVNSGDGSGGSWTLTGTKPWCSLADRLDRALVSATVSPATVSPALDGGGAAVPRRLFSVDLRQPGVQALPDSWHARGLTEVPSGPVHFDSVAAEPVGEAGWYLARPGFAWGGIGVAACWFGGAVGVARTLAGRARGTSDTLLHLHLGIVDERLGDARRALAEAARLIDSGQATGEQGRVLAKRVRATVARASEDVLRQVGHALGPAPLALDDEHAKRVADLELYLRQHHAEKDEASLGRQLTEGADLPW; encoded by the coding sequence ATGGCGGGCGAGCATGTGTGGGTTTCCCTGTCGCCGCGGCGTCCGGATGATCGACCACCCGGGCCCGCCCTGGCGGCGTCGTGGGTGTCGGAGGTCAGCGGCGCCCCTGTACCCGGGCACGCGGGTCGCGGGCCCGACCTCGTCGACGCCGCTCTGGACTTCGCGCTCCGGCTGGGCCGGGAGAATCCGGCACCCGTGCCCGGGGGCGGGCACACCCGCGAGCTGTGGGAGACGCTCGCGACCCTCGCGGCGGCAGACCTCGGAGCGGCACGGGCGATCGAGCCGCACCTCGATGCGCTGGCGATCCTCGACCAGGCCGGGATCGCCGGGGTGAACGCCGGAGACTCGACCTGGGGCGTGTTCGCCGCGGAGGGCGGTGCCGACCCGCTGGTCGCAAGCGATGACGGGAGCGTCAACAGCGGCGACGGCAGCGGCGGCAGCTGGACCCTCACCGGCACCAAACCGTGGTGCTCCCTCGCCGACCGCCTCGACCGCGCGCTCGTCTCCGCCACCGTCTCCCCCGCCACCGTCTCCCCCGCCCTCGACGGTGGGGGAGCAGCCGTGCCCCGCAGGCTCTTCTCTGTCGACCTCCGCCAGCCCGGGGTACAGGCGCTGCCGGACTCCTGGCACGCGCGCGGCCTGACCGAGGTGCCGAGCGGACCCGTGCACTTCGACTCCGTCGCCGCCGAGCCCGTGGGCGAGGCCGGCTGGTACCTCGCCCGGCCCGGCTTCGCGTGGGGCGGCATCGGGGTCGCGGCCTGCTGGTTCGGCGGAGCGGTCGGCGTCGCCCGCACCCTCGCCGGGCGCGCCCGGGGCACCTCCGACACTCTGCTGCACCTCCACCTCGGCATCGTCGACGAACGCCTCGGCGACGCCCGGCGCGCGCTCGCCGAGGCCGCTCGGCTCATCGACTCGGGGCAGGCGACCGGAGAGCAGGGCAGGGTGCTGGCGAAGCGCGTCCGCGCGACGGTGGCCCGGGCATCCGAAGACGTGCTCCGGCAGGTCGGCCACGCGCTCGGCCCTGCCCCGCTCGCCCTCGACGACGAGCACGCCAAACGCGTCGCCGACCTCGAGCTCTACCTCCGCCAGCACCATGCCGAGAAAGACGAGGCCTCGCTCGGCCGGCAGCTCACAGAGGGCGCGGACCTGCCGTGGTGA